A stretch of Vulpes lagopus strain Blue_001 chromosome 20, ASM1834538v1, whole genome shotgun sequence DNA encodes these proteins:
- the PCBP3 gene encoding poly(rC)-binding protein 3 isoform X1: MGEGDTVWAPSVLPHGALGLLSHHPQPHFGRKMESKVSEGGLNVTLTIRLLMHGKEVGSIIGKKGETVKKMREESGARINISEGNCPERIVTITGPTDAIFKAFAMIAYKFEEDIINSMSNSPATSKPPVTLRLVVPASQCGSLIGKGGSKIKEIRESTGAQVQVAGDMLPNSTERAVTISGTPDAIIQCVKQICVVMLESPPKGATIPYRPKPASTPVIFAGGQVRADPLAASTANLSLLLQPPPLPAYTIQGQYAIPHPDQLTKLHQLAMQQTPFPPLGQTNPAFPGEKLPLHSSEEAQNLMGQSSGLDASPPASTHELTIPNDLIGCIIGRQGTKINEIRQMSGAQIKIANATEGSSERQITITGTPANISLAQYLINARLTSEVTGMGAL; encoded by the exons GTGACACCGTCTGGGCCCCATCCGTCCTTCCTCACGGCGCCCTCGGCCTCCTAAGCCATCACCCCCAGCCGCATTTTGGGAGAAAGATGGAGTCGAAGGTCTCAGAAGGTGGCCTGAACGTGACCCTGACGATCCGCCTGCTGATGCATGGAAAG GAAGTTGGAAGCATCATCGGGAAG AAAGGAGAGACTGTGAAAAAGATGCGGGAAGAG AGCGGCGCGAGGATCAACATCTCTGAGGGAAATTGCCCCGAGAGAATCGTGACCATCACGGGCCCCACAGACGCCATCTTCAAGGCCTTTGCCATGATCGCCTACAAGTTTGAGGAG gaCATCATTAACTCTATGAGCAACAGCCCTGCCACCAGCAAACCACCGGTGACActgaggctggtggtccctgcCAGCCAGTGTGGGTCCCTCATTGGCAAAGGCGGCTCCAAGATCAAGGAGATCAGAGAG TCCACAGGTGCCCAGGTCCAGGTGGCCGGGGACATGCTGCCCAACTCCACAGAGCGGGCGGTGACCATCTCGGGGACCCCCGACGCCATCATCCAGTGCGTCAAGCAGATCTGTGTGGTCATGCTGGAG TCCCCACCGAAAGGTGCCACCATCCCCTACCGCCCAAAGCCCGCCTCCACCCCTGTCATTTTTGCAGGTGGTCAGGTAAGAGCCGACCCGCTCGCGGCCTCCACTGCCAACCTCAGCCTCTTACTGCAGCCCCCGCCGCTGCCC GCCTACACGATCCAGGGACAGTACGCCATCCCCCACCCAGAT CAGTTGACCAAGCTCCACCAGCTGGCCATGCAGCAAACCCCCTTTCCTCCCCTCGGACAGACCAACCCCGCTTTCCCCG GAGAAAAGCTGCCTTTACACTCCTCCGAAGAAGCTCAAAATCTGATGGGCCAGTCGTCAG GTCTGGACGCCAGCCCCCCGGCCAGCACTCATGAGCTCACCATTCCCAACGAT CTAATAGGCTGCATAATTGGACGCCAAGGGACCAAAATCAATGAAATTCGACAGATGTCTGGAGCTCAGATCAAAATCGCCAATGCCACAGAAGGGTCATCGGAGCGCCAGATCACCATCACGGGGACCCCAGCCAACATCAGCCTCGCCCAGTACCTCATCAACGCCAG GCTGACGTCTGAGGTCACTGGGATGGGTGCGCTCTAA
- the PCBP3 gene encoding poly(rC)-binding protein 3 isoform X7 — protein sequence MESKVSEGGLNVTLTIRLLMHGKEVGSIIGKKGETVKKMREESGARINISEGNCPERIVTITGPTDAIFKAFAMIAYKFEEDIINSMSNSPATSKPPVTLRLVVPASQCGSLIGKGGSKIKEIRESTGAQVQVAGDMLPNSTERAVTISGTPDAIIQCVKQICVVMLESPPKGATIPYRPKPASTPVIFAGGQVRADPLAASTANLSLLLQPPPLPAYTIQGQYAIPHPDQLTKLHQLAMQQTPFPPLGQTNPAFPGEKLPLHSSEEAQNLMGQSSGLDASPPASTHELTIPNDLIGCIIGRQGTKINEIRQMSGAQIKIANATEGSSERQITITGTPANISLAQYLINARLTSEVTGMGAL from the exons ATGGAGTCGAAGGTCTCAGAAGGTGGCCTGAACGTGACCCTGACGATCCGCCTGCTGATGCATGGAAAG GAAGTTGGAAGCATCATCGGGAAG AAAGGAGAGACTGTGAAAAAGATGCGGGAAGAG AGCGGCGCGAGGATCAACATCTCTGAGGGAAATTGCCCCGAGAGAATCGTGACCATCACGGGCCCCACAGACGCCATCTTCAAGGCCTTTGCCATGATCGCCTACAAGTTTGAGGAG gaCATCATTAACTCTATGAGCAACAGCCCTGCCACCAGCAAACCACCGGTGACActgaggctggtggtccctgcCAGCCAGTGTGGGTCCCTCATTGGCAAAGGCGGCTCCAAGATCAAGGAGATCAGAGAG TCCACAGGTGCCCAGGTCCAGGTGGCCGGGGACATGCTGCCCAACTCCACAGAGCGGGCGGTGACCATCTCGGGGACCCCCGACGCCATCATCCAGTGCGTCAAGCAGATCTGTGTGGTCATGCTGGAG TCCCCACCGAAAGGTGCCACCATCCCCTACCGCCCAAAGCCCGCCTCCACCCCTGTCATTTTTGCAGGTGGTCAGGTAAGAGCCGACCCGCTCGCGGCCTCCACTGCCAACCTCAGCCTCTTACTGCAGCCCCCGCCGCTGCCC GCCTACACGATCCAGGGACAGTACGCCATCCCCCACCCAGAT CAGTTGACCAAGCTCCACCAGCTGGCCATGCAGCAAACCCCCTTTCCTCCCCTCGGACAGACCAACCCCGCTTTCCCCG GAGAAAAGCTGCCTTTACACTCCTCCGAAGAAGCTCAAAATCTGATGGGCCAGTCGTCAG GTCTGGACGCCAGCCCCCCGGCCAGCACTCATGAGCTCACCATTCCCAACGAT CTAATAGGCTGCATAATTGGACGCCAAGGGACCAAAATCAATGAAATTCGACAGATGTCTGGAGCTCAGATCAAAATCGCCAATGCCACAGAAGGGTCATCGGAGCGCCAGATCACCATCACGGGGACCCCAGCCAACATCAGCCTCGCCCAGTACCTCATCAACGCCAG GCTGACGTCTGAGGTCACTGGGATGGGTGCGCTCTAA
- the PCBP3 gene encoding poly(rC)-binding protein 3 isoform X8 — translation MGEGDTVWAPSVLPHGALGLLSHHPQPHFGRKMESKVSEGGLNVTLTIRLLMHGKEVGSIIGKKGETVKKMREESGARINISEGNCPERIVTITGPTDAIFKAFAMIAYKFEEDIINSMSNSPATSKPPVTLRLVVPASQCGSLIGKGGSKIKEIRESTGAQVQVAGDMLPNSTERAVTISGTPDAIIQCVKQICVVMLESPPKGATIPYRPKPASTPVIFAGGQAYTIQGQYAIPHPDQLTKLHQLAMQQTPFPPLGQTNPAFPGLDASPPASTHELTIPNDLIGCIIGRQGTKINEIRQMSGAQIKIANATEGSSERQITITGTPANISLAQYLINARLTSEVTGMGAL, via the exons GTGACACCGTCTGGGCCCCATCCGTCCTTCCTCACGGCGCCCTCGGCCTCCTAAGCCATCACCCCCAGCCGCATTTTGGGAGAAAGATGGAGTCGAAGGTCTCAGAAGGTGGCCTGAACGTGACCCTGACGATCCGCCTGCTGATGCATGGAAAG GAAGTTGGAAGCATCATCGGGAAG AAAGGAGAGACTGTGAAAAAGATGCGGGAAGAG AGCGGCGCGAGGATCAACATCTCTGAGGGAAATTGCCCCGAGAGAATCGTGACCATCACGGGCCCCACAGACGCCATCTTCAAGGCCTTTGCCATGATCGCCTACAAGTTTGAGGAG gaCATCATTAACTCTATGAGCAACAGCCCTGCCACCAGCAAACCACCGGTGACActgaggctggtggtccctgcCAGCCAGTGTGGGTCCCTCATTGGCAAAGGCGGCTCCAAGATCAAGGAGATCAGAGAG TCCACAGGTGCCCAGGTCCAGGTGGCCGGGGACATGCTGCCCAACTCCACAGAGCGGGCGGTGACCATCTCGGGGACCCCCGACGCCATCATCCAGTGCGTCAAGCAGATCTGTGTGGTCATGCTGGAG TCCCCACCGAAAGGTGCCACCATCCCCTACCGCCCAAAGCCCGCCTCCACCCCTGTCATTTTTGCAGGTGGTCAG GCCTACACGATCCAGGGACAGTACGCCATCCCCCACCCAGAT CAGTTGACCAAGCTCCACCAGCTGGCCATGCAGCAAACCCCCTTTCCTCCCCTCGGACAGACCAACCCCGCTTTCCCCG GTCTGGACGCCAGCCCCCCGGCCAGCACTCATGAGCTCACCATTCCCAACGAT CTAATAGGCTGCATAATTGGACGCCAAGGGACCAAAATCAATGAAATTCGACAGATGTCTGGAGCTCAGATCAAAATCGCCAATGCCACAGAAGGGTCATCGGAGCGCCAGATCACCATCACGGGGACCCCAGCCAACATCAGCCTCGCCCAGTACCTCATCAACGCCAG GCTGACGTCTGAGGTCACTGGGATGGGTGCGCTCTAA
- the PCBP3 gene encoding poly(rC)-binding protein 3 isoform X4, producing the protein MGEGDTVWAPSVLPHGALGLLSHHPQPHFGRKMESKVSEGGLNVTLTIRLLMHGKEVGSIIGKKGETVKKMREESGARINISEGNCPERIVTITGPTDAIFKAFAMIAYKFEEDIINSMSNSPATSKPPVTLRLVVPASQCGSLIGKGGSKIKEIRESTGAQVQVAGDMLPNSTERAVTISGTPDAIIQCVKQICVVMLESPPKGATIPYRPKPASTPVIFAGGQVRADPLAASTANLSLLLQPPPLPAYTIQGQYAIPHPDLTKLHQLAMQQTPFPPLGQTNPAFPGLDASPPASTHELTIPNDLIGCIIGRQGTKINEIRQMSGAQIKIANATEGSSERQITITGTPANISLAQYLINARLTSEVTGMGAL; encoded by the exons GTGACACCGTCTGGGCCCCATCCGTCCTTCCTCACGGCGCCCTCGGCCTCCTAAGCCATCACCCCCAGCCGCATTTTGGGAGAAAGATGGAGTCGAAGGTCTCAGAAGGTGGCCTGAACGTGACCCTGACGATCCGCCTGCTGATGCATGGAAAG GAAGTTGGAAGCATCATCGGGAAG AAAGGAGAGACTGTGAAAAAGATGCGGGAAGAG AGCGGCGCGAGGATCAACATCTCTGAGGGAAATTGCCCCGAGAGAATCGTGACCATCACGGGCCCCACAGACGCCATCTTCAAGGCCTTTGCCATGATCGCCTACAAGTTTGAGGAG gaCATCATTAACTCTATGAGCAACAGCCCTGCCACCAGCAAACCACCGGTGACActgaggctggtggtccctgcCAGCCAGTGTGGGTCCCTCATTGGCAAAGGCGGCTCCAAGATCAAGGAGATCAGAGAG TCCACAGGTGCCCAGGTCCAGGTGGCCGGGGACATGCTGCCCAACTCCACAGAGCGGGCGGTGACCATCTCGGGGACCCCCGACGCCATCATCCAGTGCGTCAAGCAGATCTGTGTGGTCATGCTGGAG TCCCCACCGAAAGGTGCCACCATCCCCTACCGCCCAAAGCCCGCCTCCACCCCTGTCATTTTTGCAGGTGGTCAGGTAAGAGCCGACCCGCTCGCGGCCTCCACTGCCAACCTCAGCCTCTTACTGCAGCCCCCGCCGCTGCCC GCCTACACGATCCAGGGACAGTACGCCATCCCCCACCCAGAT TTGACCAAGCTCCACCAGCTGGCCATGCAGCAAACCCCCTTTCCTCCCCTCGGACAGACCAACCCCGCTTTCCCCG GTCTGGACGCCAGCCCCCCGGCCAGCACTCATGAGCTCACCATTCCCAACGAT CTAATAGGCTGCATAATTGGACGCCAAGGGACCAAAATCAATGAAATTCGACAGATGTCTGGAGCTCAGATCAAAATCGCCAATGCCACAGAAGGGTCATCGGAGCGCCAGATCACCATCACGGGGACCCCAGCCAACATCAGCCTCGCCCAGTACCTCATCAACGCCAG GCTGACGTCTGAGGTCACTGGGATGGGTGCGCTCTAA
- the PCBP3 gene encoding poly(rC)-binding protein 3 isoform X2 translates to MGEGDTVWAPSVLPHGALGLLSHHPQPHFGRKMESKVSEGGLNVTLTIRLLMHGKEVGSIIGKKGETVKKMREESGARINISEGNCPERIVTITGPTDAIFKAFAMIAYKFEEDIINSMSNSPATSKPPVTLRLVVPASQCGSLIGKGGSKIKEIRESTGAQVQVAGDMLPNSTERAVTISGTPDAIIQCVKQICVVMLESPPKGATIPYRPKPASTPVIFAGGQVRADPLAASTANLSLLLQPPPLPAYTIQGQYAIPHPDLTKLHQLAMQQTPFPPLGQTNPAFPGEKLPLHSSEEAQNLMGQSSGLDASPPASTHELTIPNDLIGCIIGRQGTKINEIRQMSGAQIKIANATEGSSERQITITGTPANISLAQYLINARLTSEVTGMGAL, encoded by the exons GTGACACCGTCTGGGCCCCATCCGTCCTTCCTCACGGCGCCCTCGGCCTCCTAAGCCATCACCCCCAGCCGCATTTTGGGAGAAAGATGGAGTCGAAGGTCTCAGAAGGTGGCCTGAACGTGACCCTGACGATCCGCCTGCTGATGCATGGAAAG GAAGTTGGAAGCATCATCGGGAAG AAAGGAGAGACTGTGAAAAAGATGCGGGAAGAG AGCGGCGCGAGGATCAACATCTCTGAGGGAAATTGCCCCGAGAGAATCGTGACCATCACGGGCCCCACAGACGCCATCTTCAAGGCCTTTGCCATGATCGCCTACAAGTTTGAGGAG gaCATCATTAACTCTATGAGCAACAGCCCTGCCACCAGCAAACCACCGGTGACActgaggctggtggtccctgcCAGCCAGTGTGGGTCCCTCATTGGCAAAGGCGGCTCCAAGATCAAGGAGATCAGAGAG TCCACAGGTGCCCAGGTCCAGGTGGCCGGGGACATGCTGCCCAACTCCACAGAGCGGGCGGTGACCATCTCGGGGACCCCCGACGCCATCATCCAGTGCGTCAAGCAGATCTGTGTGGTCATGCTGGAG TCCCCACCGAAAGGTGCCACCATCCCCTACCGCCCAAAGCCCGCCTCCACCCCTGTCATTTTTGCAGGTGGTCAGGTAAGAGCCGACCCGCTCGCGGCCTCCACTGCCAACCTCAGCCTCTTACTGCAGCCCCCGCCGCTGCCC GCCTACACGATCCAGGGACAGTACGCCATCCCCCACCCAGAT TTGACCAAGCTCCACCAGCTGGCCATGCAGCAAACCCCCTTTCCTCCCCTCGGACAGACCAACCCCGCTTTCCCCG GAGAAAAGCTGCCTTTACACTCCTCCGAAGAAGCTCAAAATCTGATGGGCCAGTCGTCAG GTCTGGACGCCAGCCCCCCGGCCAGCACTCATGAGCTCACCATTCCCAACGAT CTAATAGGCTGCATAATTGGACGCCAAGGGACCAAAATCAATGAAATTCGACAGATGTCTGGAGCTCAGATCAAAATCGCCAATGCCACAGAAGGGTCATCGGAGCGCCAGATCACCATCACGGGGACCCCAGCCAACATCAGCCTCGCCCAGTACCTCATCAACGCCAG GCTGACGTCTGAGGTCACTGGGATGGGTGCGCTCTAA
- the PCBP3 gene encoding poly(rC)-binding protein 3 isoform X3 translates to MGEGDTVWAPSVLPHGALGLLSHHPQPHFGRKMESKVSEGGLNVTLTIRLLMHGKEVGSIIGKKGETVKKMREESGARINISEGNCPERIVTITGPTDAIFKAFAMIAYKFEEDIINSMSNSPATSKPPVTLRLVVPASQCGSLIGKGGSKIKEIRESTGAQVQVAGDMLPNSTERAVTISGTPDAIIQCVKQICVVMLESPPKGATIPYRPKPASTPVIFAGGQVRADPLAASTANLSLLLQPPPLPAYTIQGQYAIPHPDQLTKLHQLAMQQTPFPPLGQTNPAFPGLDASPPASTHELTIPNDLIGCIIGRQGTKINEIRQMSGAQIKIANATEGSSERQITITGTPANISLAQYLINARLTSEVTGMGAL, encoded by the exons GTGACACCGTCTGGGCCCCATCCGTCCTTCCTCACGGCGCCCTCGGCCTCCTAAGCCATCACCCCCAGCCGCATTTTGGGAGAAAGATGGAGTCGAAGGTCTCAGAAGGTGGCCTGAACGTGACCCTGACGATCCGCCTGCTGATGCATGGAAAG GAAGTTGGAAGCATCATCGGGAAG AAAGGAGAGACTGTGAAAAAGATGCGGGAAGAG AGCGGCGCGAGGATCAACATCTCTGAGGGAAATTGCCCCGAGAGAATCGTGACCATCACGGGCCCCACAGACGCCATCTTCAAGGCCTTTGCCATGATCGCCTACAAGTTTGAGGAG gaCATCATTAACTCTATGAGCAACAGCCCTGCCACCAGCAAACCACCGGTGACActgaggctggtggtccctgcCAGCCAGTGTGGGTCCCTCATTGGCAAAGGCGGCTCCAAGATCAAGGAGATCAGAGAG TCCACAGGTGCCCAGGTCCAGGTGGCCGGGGACATGCTGCCCAACTCCACAGAGCGGGCGGTGACCATCTCGGGGACCCCCGACGCCATCATCCAGTGCGTCAAGCAGATCTGTGTGGTCATGCTGGAG TCCCCACCGAAAGGTGCCACCATCCCCTACCGCCCAAAGCCCGCCTCCACCCCTGTCATTTTTGCAGGTGGTCAGGTAAGAGCCGACCCGCTCGCGGCCTCCACTGCCAACCTCAGCCTCTTACTGCAGCCCCCGCCGCTGCCC GCCTACACGATCCAGGGACAGTACGCCATCCCCCACCCAGAT CAGTTGACCAAGCTCCACCAGCTGGCCATGCAGCAAACCCCCTTTCCTCCCCTCGGACAGACCAACCCCGCTTTCCCCG GTCTGGACGCCAGCCCCCCGGCCAGCACTCATGAGCTCACCATTCCCAACGAT CTAATAGGCTGCATAATTGGACGCCAAGGGACCAAAATCAATGAAATTCGACAGATGTCTGGAGCTCAGATCAAAATCGCCAATGCCACAGAAGGGTCATCGGAGCGCCAGATCACCATCACGGGGACCCCAGCCAACATCAGCCTCGCCCAGTACCTCATCAACGCCAG GCTGACGTCTGAGGTCACTGGGATGGGTGCGCTCTAA
- the PCBP3 gene encoding poly(rC)-binding protein 3 isoform X6 — protein MGEGDTVWAPSVLPHGALGLLSHHPQPHFGRKMESKVSEGGLNVTLTIRLLMHGKEVGSIIGKKGETVKKMREESGARINISEGNCPERIVTITGPTDAIFKAFAMIAYKFEEDIINSMSNSPATSKPPVTLRLVVPASQCGSLIGKGGSKIKEIRESTGAQVQVAGDMLPNSTERAVTISGTPDAIIQCVKQICVVMLESPPKGATIPYRPKPASTPVIFAGGQAYTIQGQYAIPHPDLTKLHQLAMQQTPFPPLGQTNPAFPGEKLPLHSSEEAQNLMGQSSGLDASPPASTHELTIPNDLIGCIIGRQGTKINEIRQMSGAQIKIANATEGSSERQITITGTPANISLAQYLINARLTSEVTGMGAL, from the exons GTGACACCGTCTGGGCCCCATCCGTCCTTCCTCACGGCGCCCTCGGCCTCCTAAGCCATCACCCCCAGCCGCATTTTGGGAGAAAGATGGAGTCGAAGGTCTCAGAAGGTGGCCTGAACGTGACCCTGACGATCCGCCTGCTGATGCATGGAAAG GAAGTTGGAAGCATCATCGGGAAG AAAGGAGAGACTGTGAAAAAGATGCGGGAAGAG AGCGGCGCGAGGATCAACATCTCTGAGGGAAATTGCCCCGAGAGAATCGTGACCATCACGGGCCCCACAGACGCCATCTTCAAGGCCTTTGCCATGATCGCCTACAAGTTTGAGGAG gaCATCATTAACTCTATGAGCAACAGCCCTGCCACCAGCAAACCACCGGTGACActgaggctggtggtccctgcCAGCCAGTGTGGGTCCCTCATTGGCAAAGGCGGCTCCAAGATCAAGGAGATCAGAGAG TCCACAGGTGCCCAGGTCCAGGTGGCCGGGGACATGCTGCCCAACTCCACAGAGCGGGCGGTGACCATCTCGGGGACCCCCGACGCCATCATCCAGTGCGTCAAGCAGATCTGTGTGGTCATGCTGGAG TCCCCACCGAAAGGTGCCACCATCCCCTACCGCCCAAAGCCCGCCTCCACCCCTGTCATTTTTGCAGGTGGTCAG GCCTACACGATCCAGGGACAGTACGCCATCCCCCACCCAGAT TTGACCAAGCTCCACCAGCTGGCCATGCAGCAAACCCCCTTTCCTCCCCTCGGACAGACCAACCCCGCTTTCCCCG GAGAAAAGCTGCCTTTACACTCCTCCGAAGAAGCTCAAAATCTGATGGGCCAGTCGTCAG GTCTGGACGCCAGCCCCCCGGCCAGCACTCATGAGCTCACCATTCCCAACGAT CTAATAGGCTGCATAATTGGACGCCAAGGGACCAAAATCAATGAAATTCGACAGATGTCTGGAGCTCAGATCAAAATCGCCAATGCCACAGAAGGGTCATCGGAGCGCCAGATCACCATCACGGGGACCCCAGCCAACATCAGCCTCGCCCAGTACCTCATCAACGCCAG GCTGACGTCTGAGGTCACTGGGATGGGTGCGCTCTAA
- the PCBP3 gene encoding poly(rC)-binding protein 3 isoform X9 yields the protein MGEGDTVWAPSVLPHGALGLLSHHPQPHFGRKMESKVSEGGLNVTLTIRLLMHGKEVGSIIGKKGETVKKMREESGARINISEGNCPERIVTITGPTDAIFKAFAMIAYKFEEDIINSMSNSPATSKPPVTLRLVVPASQCGSLIGKGGSKIKEIRESTGAQVQVAGDMLPNSTERAVTISGTPDAIIQCVKQICVVMLESPPKGATIPYRPKPASTPVIFAGGQAYTIQGQYAIPHPDLTKLHQLAMQQTPFPPLGQTNPAFPGLDASPPASTHELTIPNDLIGCIIGRQGTKINEIRQMSGAQIKIANATEGSSERQITITGTPANISLAQYLINARLTSEVTGMGAL from the exons GTGACACCGTCTGGGCCCCATCCGTCCTTCCTCACGGCGCCCTCGGCCTCCTAAGCCATCACCCCCAGCCGCATTTTGGGAGAAAGATGGAGTCGAAGGTCTCAGAAGGTGGCCTGAACGTGACCCTGACGATCCGCCTGCTGATGCATGGAAAG GAAGTTGGAAGCATCATCGGGAAG AAAGGAGAGACTGTGAAAAAGATGCGGGAAGAG AGCGGCGCGAGGATCAACATCTCTGAGGGAAATTGCCCCGAGAGAATCGTGACCATCACGGGCCCCACAGACGCCATCTTCAAGGCCTTTGCCATGATCGCCTACAAGTTTGAGGAG gaCATCATTAACTCTATGAGCAACAGCCCTGCCACCAGCAAACCACCGGTGACActgaggctggtggtccctgcCAGCCAGTGTGGGTCCCTCATTGGCAAAGGCGGCTCCAAGATCAAGGAGATCAGAGAG TCCACAGGTGCCCAGGTCCAGGTGGCCGGGGACATGCTGCCCAACTCCACAGAGCGGGCGGTGACCATCTCGGGGACCCCCGACGCCATCATCCAGTGCGTCAAGCAGATCTGTGTGGTCATGCTGGAG TCCCCACCGAAAGGTGCCACCATCCCCTACCGCCCAAAGCCCGCCTCCACCCCTGTCATTTTTGCAGGTGGTCAG GCCTACACGATCCAGGGACAGTACGCCATCCCCCACCCAGAT TTGACCAAGCTCCACCAGCTGGCCATGCAGCAAACCCCCTTTCCTCCCCTCGGACAGACCAACCCCGCTTTCCCCG GTCTGGACGCCAGCCCCCCGGCCAGCACTCATGAGCTCACCATTCCCAACGAT CTAATAGGCTGCATAATTGGACGCCAAGGGACCAAAATCAATGAAATTCGACAGATGTCTGGAGCTCAGATCAAAATCGCCAATGCCACAGAAGGGTCATCGGAGCGCCAGATCACCATCACGGGGACCCCAGCCAACATCAGCCTCGCCCAGTACCTCATCAACGCCAG GCTGACGTCTGAGGTCACTGGGATGGGTGCGCTCTAA
- the PCBP3 gene encoding poly(rC)-binding protein 3 isoform X5, which produces MGEGDTVWAPSVLPHGALGLLSHHPQPHFGRKMESKVSEGGLNVTLTIRLLMHGKEVGSIIGKKGETVKKMREESGARINISEGNCPERIVTITGPTDAIFKAFAMIAYKFEEDIINSMSNSPATSKPPVTLRLVVPASQCGSLIGKGGSKIKEIRESTGAQVQVAGDMLPNSTERAVTISGTPDAIIQCVKQICVVMLESPPKGATIPYRPKPASTPVIFAGGQAYTIQGQYAIPHPDQLTKLHQLAMQQTPFPPLGQTNPAFPGEKLPLHSSEEAQNLMGQSSGLDASPPASTHELTIPNDLIGCIIGRQGTKINEIRQMSGAQIKIANATEGSSERQITITGTPANISLAQYLINARLTSEVTGMGAL; this is translated from the exons GTGACACCGTCTGGGCCCCATCCGTCCTTCCTCACGGCGCCCTCGGCCTCCTAAGCCATCACCCCCAGCCGCATTTTGGGAGAAAGATGGAGTCGAAGGTCTCAGAAGGTGGCCTGAACGTGACCCTGACGATCCGCCTGCTGATGCATGGAAAG GAAGTTGGAAGCATCATCGGGAAG AAAGGAGAGACTGTGAAAAAGATGCGGGAAGAG AGCGGCGCGAGGATCAACATCTCTGAGGGAAATTGCCCCGAGAGAATCGTGACCATCACGGGCCCCACAGACGCCATCTTCAAGGCCTTTGCCATGATCGCCTACAAGTTTGAGGAG gaCATCATTAACTCTATGAGCAACAGCCCTGCCACCAGCAAACCACCGGTGACActgaggctggtggtccctgcCAGCCAGTGTGGGTCCCTCATTGGCAAAGGCGGCTCCAAGATCAAGGAGATCAGAGAG TCCACAGGTGCCCAGGTCCAGGTGGCCGGGGACATGCTGCCCAACTCCACAGAGCGGGCGGTGACCATCTCGGGGACCCCCGACGCCATCATCCAGTGCGTCAAGCAGATCTGTGTGGTCATGCTGGAG TCCCCACCGAAAGGTGCCACCATCCCCTACCGCCCAAAGCCCGCCTCCACCCCTGTCATTTTTGCAGGTGGTCAG GCCTACACGATCCAGGGACAGTACGCCATCCCCCACCCAGAT CAGTTGACCAAGCTCCACCAGCTGGCCATGCAGCAAACCCCCTTTCCTCCCCTCGGACAGACCAACCCCGCTTTCCCCG GAGAAAAGCTGCCTTTACACTCCTCCGAAGAAGCTCAAAATCTGATGGGCCAGTCGTCAG GTCTGGACGCCAGCCCCCCGGCCAGCACTCATGAGCTCACCATTCCCAACGAT CTAATAGGCTGCATAATTGGACGCCAAGGGACCAAAATCAATGAAATTCGACAGATGTCTGGAGCTCAGATCAAAATCGCCAATGCCACAGAAGGGTCATCGGAGCGCCAGATCACCATCACGGGGACCCCAGCCAACATCAGCCTCGCCCAGTACCTCATCAACGCCAG GCTGACGTCTGAGGTCACTGGGATGGGTGCGCTCTAA